The Chthoniobacterales bacterium genome includes a window with the following:
- a CDS encoding bifunctional alpha/beta hydrolase/class I SAM-dependent methyltransferase — MPSEPRSASGAPAGQFFSTWDGVQLFYRAWIPAKKTDKALLLFHRGHEHSGRWAEFVKMLGLDDVAVFAWDARGHGRSPGERGSAENFGMMVKDVDAFVRHVSEHHGFELPNMIVLAHSVGAVTAAAWVHDYAPPIRAMILATPAFRVRLYVPFAIPSLRLKQKFFGPGFVKSYVKAKMLTHDPGQAALYNADPLIFRQIAVNVLLGLHDAGTRLLADAGAINVPTLMLSAGRDWVVSLEAQREFFNGLSSPMKRMHVFPAAFHALFHEKERALVVDRAREFILERFAAPPARTSLLEADKYGHTWEEYERLKLRGGPQFALVRGALKTGGRLSKGIDLGWRSGFDSGLTLDYVYENKPRGATALGRLIDRNYLNSPGWRGIRQRKKNLEILLRQVIERVQASGLPVRIADIAAGGGRYLLETMHRLPEIPMTALLRDYKRENVEAAARFAAELGLTNVTVEVGNAFDRSSLAAIEPRPTIGIVSGLFELFPSNAEVLTSLRGLADAIQPGGYLIYTNQPWHPQLEFIARVLRNREGEPWIMRCRTTAEMDEVVREAGFEKMTMEIDEWGIFSVSVARRDGSPGGSRAPSRDGENGANGAR; from the coding sequence TTGCCATCGGAACCGCGATCGGCAAGCGGAGCGCCAGCCGGGCAATTCTTTTCGACCTGGGACGGCGTGCAGCTTTTTTATCGCGCCTGGATTCCCGCGAAGAAAACTGACAAAGCGCTCCTCCTGTTCCACCGCGGTCACGAACATTCCGGACGGTGGGCGGAATTTGTGAAAATGCTCGGCCTCGACGACGTCGCCGTCTTCGCATGGGACGCGCGCGGCCACGGCCGGTCGCCGGGCGAGCGCGGTTCGGCGGAGAATTTCGGCATGATGGTGAAAGACGTCGATGCCTTTGTCCGCCACGTCAGCGAACATCATGGCTTCGAGTTGCCAAACATGATCGTCCTGGCCCACAGCGTCGGGGCGGTCACCGCCGCGGCCTGGGTGCACGATTACGCGCCGCCGATCCGCGCGATGATCCTGGCCACTCCCGCGTTTCGGGTTCGGCTTTACGTTCCGTTCGCCATTCCGTCGCTCCGGTTGAAACAAAAATTCTTCGGACCCGGCTTCGTGAAGAGTTACGTGAAAGCGAAGATGCTTACCCACGATCCCGGGCAGGCGGCGCTTTACAACGCCGACCCGCTGATCTTTCGCCAGATCGCCGTCAACGTTCTCCTTGGGTTACACGACGCCGGCACGCGACTCCTGGCCGATGCGGGCGCGATCAATGTCCCAACGCTGATGCTTTCCGCCGGCCGCGATTGGGTCGTCAGCCTGGAGGCGCAACGAGAATTCTTCAACGGCCTTTCGTCGCCGATGAAAAGGATGCACGTTTTTCCGGCGGCGTTTCATGCGCTCTTTCACGAAAAGGAACGGGCCCTGGTGGTCGATCGTGCCCGCGAATTCATTCTCGAACGTTTCGCGGCGCCGCCTGCTCGGACCTCGTTGCTCGAAGCCGACAAGTACGGTCATACCTGGGAGGAATACGAGCGCCTGAAGCTGCGCGGCGGTCCCCAGTTTGCCCTCGTCCGCGGCGCATTGAAAACCGGCGGACGCCTGAGCAAAGGGATCGACCTCGGCTGGCGAAGCGGTTTCGATTCCGGATTGACGCTCGATTATGTTTACGAAAACAAACCGCGCGGCGCAACGGCGCTGGGCCGGCTCATCGACCGCAATTATCTGAACAGCCCGGGCTGGCGCGGAATTCGGCAGCGAAAGAAAAATCTCGAAATCCTTTTACGGCAGGTAATCGAGCGCGTTCAGGCCAGCGGCCTGCCCGTCCGGATCGCCGACATCGCGGCGGGAGGCGGCCGTTATCTGCTCGAAACCATGCACCGCTTGCCGGAGATCCCGATGACGGCGCTGCTGCGGGATTACAAACGGGAGAATGTGGAGGCCGCGGCGCGATTCGCGGCCGAACTTGGCCTAACGAACGTAACCGTCGAGGTGGGGAACGCGTTCGATCGCTCCTCGCTGGCCGCGATCGAACCCCGCCCGACGATCGGCATTGTCTCGGGATTGTTCGAGCTGTTTCCTTCGAATGCGGAGGTGCTGACGTCGCTCCGCGGTCTCGCCGACGCCATCCAGCCGGGCGGTTATCTCATCTACACGAACCAGCCGTGGCACCCGCAGCTCGAATTCATCGCGAGAGTTTTGCGCAACCGGGAAGGAGAGCCGTGGATCATGCGCTGTCGCACGACGGCGGAAATGGATGAGGTGGTCCGTGAAGCCGGCTTCGAAAAGATGACGATGGAGATCGATGAGTGGGGGATTTTCAGCGTGTCCGTGGCGCGACGTGATGGATCGCCAGGTGGATCGCGCGCTCCGTCGCGCGATGGTGAGAATGGCGCCAATGGCGCACGGTAA
- the corA gene encoding magnesium/cobalt transporter CorA → MLRLRKSIPGESPGTLRLEKEVLRRKPVITLIEYDRVALEERVIEDTTELLSHFDNQRVTWINIDGLGDIEVLRALGSKFNLHPLALEDVLDTFQRPKVEQYDNYLFLVAHMLYLDRGQIMCGEQVSMFLGKHFLITLQEEAEFDVFEPVRARIRNTTGTIRKMGPDYLAYALLDSIVDHYYPVLEDVGAKIEAIEEGLVDLQPNASPVAELHGHKRTLARLRRYVWPERDLVNILMHDETGFVTKGTKVYLRDCYDHTVQLMDLVESYRDVLSGLMELYLSAVGIRTNEIMRVLTVVTSIFIPLTFIVGVYGMNFAREVDGKKLPWNMPELVSPYGYVGCWAVMLALAIFQIIYFKKRRWL, encoded by the coding sequence ATGCTCAGATTACGCAAATCAATTCCGGGCGAATCTCCCGGCACCCTGCGCCTGGAGAAAGAAGTGTTGCGGCGCAAGCCGGTCATTACGCTCATCGAATACGACCGCGTTGCCCTGGAAGAGCGCGTGATCGAGGACACCACCGAGCTCCTTTCGCATTTCGACAACCAGCGCGTGACCTGGATCAACATCGACGGCCTGGGCGACATCGAGGTTCTGCGGGCGCTCGGTTCGAAGTTCAATTTGCATCCCCTGGCTCTCGAGGATGTGCTCGACACTTTTCAGCGGCCAAAGGTCGAACAATACGACAACTATCTTTTCCTCGTCGCCCACATGCTTTACCTCGATCGCGGGCAGATCATGTGCGGCGAGCAAGTCAGCATGTTCCTCGGCAAACATTTTCTCATTACCCTCCAGGAAGAAGCGGAGTTCGATGTCTTCGAGCCGGTCCGGGCCCGCATCCGCAACACCACCGGCACCATTCGCAAGATGGGCCCGGATTATCTCGCCTACGCGTTGCTCGATTCGATCGTGGACCACTATTACCCGGTGCTTGAAGACGTGGGGGCGAAGATCGAGGCGATCGAAGAAGGCCTGGTCGATTTACAACCCAACGCGAGCCCGGTTGCGGAATTGCACGGCCACAAACGGACCCTCGCGCGCCTCCGCCGTTACGTCTGGCCGGAGCGCGATCTGGTGAACATTCTCATGCACGATGAAACCGGCTTTGTCACCAAGGGGACGAAGGTCTATCTGCGCGATTGTTACGATCACACGGTCCAGCTGATGGATTTGGTGGAGAGTTATCGCGACGTGCTCTCGGGATTGATGGAATTGTATCTCTCCGCTGTCGGTATTCGGACGAACGAGATCATGCGGGTTTTGACGGTCGTCACCTCCATCTTTATTCCGCTCACTTTTATCGTGGGCGTTTATGGGATGAATTTCGCGCGCGAGGTGGACGGCAAGAAACTTCCCTGGAACATGCCGGAGCTGGTTTCCCCGTATGGATACGTCGGTTGTTGGGCCGTCATGCTCGCCTTGGCGATCTTCCAGATCATCTATTTCAAGAAACGGCGCTGGTTGTAA
- a CDS encoding dual specificity protein phosphatase family protein, which translates to MAHGKNIERRSDRSTFKALAASIGLSALFLIVYGWCNWFTAHRANVPTLFFEWERSIPFVPLMIAPYMSIDLFFVAAPFLCRDNRELATFSNRIAAAILVGGICFLLFPLRFAFERPHADGWLGALFDWFRGLDQPYNLLPSLHIALRTILAEFYARHTRGVLRQASNIWFILIGLSAVLTYQHHVMDVVAGFALGAYCLYFFRQPAPRLPVMANRRVGAYYFIGTLIVLGLVVLWWPWGAFLLWPVVSLGIASAAYFGFGPVVFRKENGQLPWTSWWALGPVLLGHKLSRLYYQRQCRAWHELTPRVWIGRTLNRREAAAAVQQGVTAILDLTAEFSEPPPFRTMTYLNMPVLDLTAPTTEQLEEMAVFIAEQSARGIVYVHCKIGYSRTAAAAAAYLLRAGLAATVPEALDLIRGVRPTVIIRPEIVAALNRFTNEAL; encoded by the coding sequence ATGGCGCACGGTAAGAACATCGAGCGGCGGAGCGATCGATCCACCTTTAAGGCTCTTGCGGCCTCAATCGGCCTCTCGGCGCTTTTCCTCATTGTTTACGGCTGGTGCAACTGGTTCACCGCGCACCGGGCCAACGTCCCGACGCTGTTCTTCGAGTGGGAGCGTTCCATCCCCTTTGTCCCGCTCATGATCGCTCCCTACATGTCGATCGACCTGTTTTTTGTCGCGGCCCCGTTTCTTTGCCGGGACAACCGCGAACTCGCTACGTTTTCAAACCGGATCGCGGCCGCGATTCTCGTCGGCGGGATTTGCTTTCTCCTCTTCCCGTTGCGCTTTGCTTTTGAGCGCCCGCACGCGGACGGCTGGCTCGGCGCGCTCTTCGATTGGTTCCGGGGACTGGATCAGCCTTACAATTTGCTGCCATCGCTCCACATCGCGCTGCGCACCATCCTGGCGGAATTTTACGCGCGCCATACCCGCGGCGTCTTACGTCAGGCTTCCAACATCTGGTTCATTCTCATCGGACTCTCGGCAGTCCTGACTTATCAACATCATGTCATGGATGTCGTGGCCGGCTTCGCCCTGGGCGCCTATTGCCTCTACTTCTTTCGGCAACCGGCTCCGCGCCTTCCGGTCATGGCGAATCGGCGCGTCGGCGCATACTATTTCATCGGCACTCTGATTGTTCTGGGCTTGGTTGTTCTTTGGTGGCCGTGGGGAGCGTTCCTGCTTTGGCCGGTGGTGTCGCTGGGCATCGCATCGGCAGCCTACTTCGGTTTCGGCCCGGTAGTGTTCCGGAAAGAGAACGGTCAGTTACCTTGGACGTCGTGGTGGGCGCTGGGCCCTGTTTTGTTAGGTCACAAACTCTCCCGCCTCTACTACCAGCGGCAATGCCGGGCGTGGCACGAGCTGACGCCGCGAGTGTGGATCGGCCGAACTCTCAACCGACGGGAAGCTGCCGCGGCCGTCCAGCAGGGAGTCACCGCCATCCTCGATCTCACCGCCGAATTTTCCGAGCCGCCGCCATTCCGGACGATGACTTATCTAAACATGCCGGTACTCGACCTCACCGCGCCGACGACGGAGCAGCTCGAGGAAATGGCAGTCTTCATCGCGGAACAATCCGCCAGGGGCATCGTTTACGTTCACTGCAAAATCGGATACTCGCGGACGGCTGCGGCTGCGGCCGCGTATCTCTTGCGCGCCGGGCTGGCCGCGACGGTTCCAGAAGCGCTCGACCTGATTCGGGGCGTTCGTCCCACGGTAATCATTCGACCCGAAATCGTGGCGGCCCTAAATCGATTCACGAATGAAGCGCTCTAG
- a CDS encoding DUF4145 domain-containing protein: MTPHKEVFRHSYIGDWYNSKGEPMEDPPESCYIGFSCSTCGDLSIYESVDDAGEIGSLVFPADVALDKSIPEIVAENYRESKRVQKVSQNAFAVLMRRALEALCDDRKVPSGTLHTRLKHLANTGEIPPTLVDITSVLRTLGNSGAHNTEQKVTVPMTWQMDKFFRTLVEYVYVAPARLAEFQKSIAQTKTQQSGAEEA; the protein is encoded by the coding sequence ATGACCCCGCACAAAGAGGTCTTCCGCCACAGCTACATCGGAGATTGGTATAACTCCAAAGGAGAGCCGATGGAAGATCCTCCCGAATCCTGCTATATCGGTTTCTCCTGCTCGACGTGTGGCGATCTAAGTATTTACGAGAGCGTCGACGACGCTGGCGAAATCGGATCGTTGGTTTTCCCAGCTGATGTCGCTCTCGATAAATCCATTCCGGAAATAGTCGCTGAAAACTACCGTGAGTCCAAGCGCGTGCAAAAGGTTTCCCAAAATGCTTTCGCGGTGTTGATGCGGCGCGCTCTGGAAGCTCTCTGCGACGACAGAAAAGTGCCGTCAGGCACGCTTCATACTCGGCTCAAACATCTCGCCAACACTGGGGAAATCCCGCCTACACTTGTTGATATCACATCGGTCCTGCGCACCCTCGGGAATTCCGGCGCTCATAACACTGAACAGAAGGTAACGGTCCCGATGACGTGGCAAATGGATAAGTTCTTCCGAACTTTGGTTGAGTATGTTTATGTAGCGCCGGCGCGTCTAGCGGAGTTTCAGAAAAGCATCGCGCAAACCAAAACTCAACAAAGCGGAGCAGAAGAGGCCTAA